TTTTGTCTCTTGAACGCGTGGACATCGATTTCAAGATCTAGTACAGATGAGTCATTTCTAACTAATGGAACCAAACCGTGTTATGATAGAGTGATAAATAACCCAAAACTAGATCAAAGTTCTTTAGAGTTTTCCAAAGTTGACACTCTTTACGAAACGTATCAACCAATAAGTCTTTCTAAAACGTCTAATAGACTTCGTGGCACGTTTATTTTGACACGAAAAACCCTAAACGAGTTGAAAAAAAGAGTATTAACTGAGCAACCAACTTTATCATACGTATCATCTTTCACGGTTGCATGTGGTTACATTTGGAGTTGCATAGCGAAATCAAGAAACGATGATATACACTTATTTGGGTTCGCTATTGATTGTAAGGCACGTTTGGATCCACCGGTTCCCTCAAATTATTTTGGGAATTGTGTTGAAGGTTGTCTAGTGAGGACGAAAACAAGTGTGTTGAAAAgaaacaatggttttgtaatggcTACAAAGTTGATTGGAGAAAGTCTACATAATAAGTTGACCGAAAAAGGTGAAATTGTAAAAGGTGTAGAAGCGTATAAAGATACGTCTAACCTTGGAATGCCAACATGTTTCATAGGAGTTGCTGGAACACCAAAGCTTAAGTATTATGAGACGGATTTCGGGTGGGGGAAGCCTAAAAAGTTTGAAACGATTTCGATAGATTATGATACGTCGATTTCTATGAACGCGTGTAAAGAATTGGAAGATGATTTGGAGATTGGTGTTTGCCTTAAGAATACTGAAATGGAAAGTTTTGTTCGTTTATTTGAGGAAGGATTAGAATCATACGTTTATAGCCGAGCTTAGGTCCCAATATACAGACATCCTATCGATGTGTTATCTATAAACGATGTGTAAGTATAAAAAGATCCTATTGATGTATTCGTTCTCTGTAATAAAACTCTTCGACGTATTGTTGTTTTTGTatgtaataaaataataaattcaaaattaacTAGTTTATTACTCTGCCTTCATTCTTTGTAAGATCAATTCCATCGGCCAGTGCTCAAGCATGTCACCACCTTACTTCCTCGAGGGTGCCGATAGCAATGGTGTCGCCCTCGGCCGCCCTCAACCGCCCTGGTGACCGTCGCCCTCAAACATTTCATATCGAAGCATAATTGAGGACGTTCAACGGATGTTTTTTGCTTTTTAACGGATATATTGcagtttgtatttatatatatacacgatGCATACAACAAAAACACATACAACACTTCACACACTCTTCAAAATAAAAAACACATACTTCACACACACATCTTAAAAAATGGTGACAATTCCCCCGATGATCGTCTCGTTCGATGTTTATTACGGAAGTGGATTCGACTACAAATCCAAATTGTACGATTATGAACGTGGTTCAAAAATTTCGTTTGAATACATCGACATTCGAGACGTGTGTTTAGACGAGTTGCTTGAAATTTTGAAGAAAACTGTACCGTTTGAACATACAGACGTGTTATATTATGAAGACGACCGTGTTCCGGAATTGTCCCCTCCCTACATTCGGACCGAGGAACAAtggaacggtataaaagaaacTCTCCTCTTCTGTGCAAATCGAATTTCTCTGTATTtggaatttgatgatgatgatgatgatgatgatgatgatgatgatgtatcatTTGACCCATATGAAGGTGATCCATGTCATCCAGATTCTCGTTGGAAATAAATCGTACGTTTTAagtttatgattttaaaataaagtagtaattgtattaggaattttttatgtttttaggatttgctaattattgtaatttttaattttttaggaCTTGTAATGAATTGTAAtcgtttttttttattatcaatttaagtgtgtttttattttaataatagtattatttataaaaatgaatataataacaaaatttaataataaaaaataataaattttgagaaagtatgtcatggttgtcaattgtgtgttatgggaggaagtggtgatGAAGGAGGAGAGAGAAAGTTGATGTGGAGCTGAGGAAGTGTTGAGGAAGGCGTCATGGTAGAGATTGGTCTAATAAAACTCTTCGACGTATCAACGATCAACTTTTAAATTTTTAgtataaactagtgaaatgacccgtgaaatcacggatttGTTTTaatgaaatagtttaatgatatattttaggtattaagtgaacataaatgttaaagtcatttagtttaatgacccgtggaaccgcaGATTCctactaagaaacttgtcattgttgttacaaatatattgatatacttaacttagtcagaatataaatgaactacatttattctcccacgactttctttcaattttcatcacaattgctatttttcttgtcataaaagcctacattacaacattttattgagacgtgtattttgtatacatatgtaacataattaatctCTTAAAAAAAAACCCACAATTGATATTTTGTGTTTAAAAAGTTGACTAATCAATGATATTTTGTTGTGTGTAAGAAATTTTATTTTAAGTATGTTATAAGAGATTTGCTATTCTCACacaaatatatcacacaatatcagcCACACTCTGACTTGACATTTCAGCCACACAAATTATTTAGTTGTTATGATTGAAGAAAAGAAAAGAATAAGATATGATGAAGAAGATAATCACATTCGTTATAAAATAATACAGAATAATTATTTAGTTGTTATTATGAAAAAGAAAAAATAATTCTTTAAAAAGTAGAAGATAAATAATTACtctttttattaatttattttaattagtgTTTATGACATCATTTAGatgttttttaattttttcttttttcttttgatttatttttataaagaataattgtttttatgatataataagattagagatttaatattaattatagattatagattatagatataaaGTAAGCTAAAATAAAAAAGAGTCAAGCTTTTTAATTAAGGTGCAAAAAACCACACATAAAACAGAGGTAGATAATAGTATATTTTTCCTCATTTAACGAGTAACCCTTCAATTATTTGTTGAACATTCAATATAATCTGAATCTCCAATGCATATATTATTTGGCGAAACAGTCATTTTTCTCAACTTTTCAACTCCTTCTTCTTCCTCTAATAAACATTTTTTAGGAAGAAGGAGGAGATATCTGTCCAAACATTACACATTTTCCAATTAGAAATTTGATTGTTTCTTACAAATAATATTGAACCATAAAACGTTAAGATGAATGACTTATTCTCCCAATCATTTAAACAAGCTCAAGAAAATGACTTAGAGGCCGGTGGCGGTGGTGGCAATGACTCGGATCTCGATGGTTTCTTTCAAGATGTCGAGAATGTCAAGGAAGACATGACGGAAGTCGATAAACTTTACAAGAGGTTACGAGAGGCAAACGATCAGAGTAAAACGGTCCATGATGCCAAAAACATGAAACAACTCCGATCCAAAATGGACAAGGATATTGAACAAGTGTTGAAACGTGTGAGAGTCATTAAAGGGAAGATCGAGGCGCTTGATAAGGCGAATATCTCCCACCGCAAGCTCCCTGGGTGTGGGCCCGGCTCGTCTGCTGACAGAACACGTTCTTCCGTTGTTAGTGGTCTAGGGAAAAAGCTGAAGTCCATGATGGACGACTTTCAGTCCCTAAGAACTCGTATGAATGAAGAATATAAAGAGACCGTTGCCAGAAGATACTTTACCATAACCGGTGAGAAGGCGAACGATGAAGTGATCGAAAACCTAATCTCTAATGGAGAAGGTGAAGATTTCATGCAAAAAGCCATCCAAGATCAGGGTCGAGGCCAGATTATGGACACTATTTCTGAAATTCAAGAACGACATGATTCGGTGAAAGAAATAGAAAAGAATTTGATAGAACTACATCAAATTTTCTTGGACATGGCCGCGCTAGTCGAGGCTCAAGGTCAACAATTGAATGATATCGAGAGCCATGTGAACCACGCTAGTTCATTCGTTCATCGTGGGACGGAACAACTAGTCGAGGCTCGAGAGTTGCAAAAGAACTCGAGGAAATGTGCTTGCATTGCCTTTTTGCTTGTTATACTTCTTATAATTGTGGTACTTTACCCAATTTGGTTCCCAATGTTGATAAATAGCTTCTAAGAGTGAAAGAAAAAATTGGGAAGAGG
The window above is part of the Rutidosis leptorrhynchoides isolate AG116_Rl617_1_P2 chromosome 1, CSIRO_AGI_Rlap_v1, whole genome shotgun sequence genome. Proteins encoded here:
- the LOC139855901 gene encoding malonyl-coenzyme A:anthocyanin 3-O-glucoside-6''-O-malonyltransferase-like; amino-acid sequence: MASLPLLTILEQAQVSPPPATLVEKSLSLTFFDFFFLSQPPLHELFLYELPIDENHFVETIIPSLKNSLSITLQHFYPFAGNIIIFPNNEKKPEIRYVEGDFVKVTFAKSNPDFNDLVGNHPRDCDQFYDLIPALGESVKTSEFRKIPLFSVQVTLFPQKGVSIGMTNHHSLADASTLFCLLNAWTSISRSSTDESFLTNGTKPCYDRVINNPKLDQSSLEFSKVDTLYETYQPISLSKTSNRLRGTFILTRKTLNELKKRVLTEQPTLSYVSSFTVACGYIWSCIAKSRNDDIHLFGFAIDCKARLDPPVPSNYFGNCVEGCLVRTKTSVLKRNNGFVMATKLIGESLHNKLTEKGEIVKGVEAYKDTSNLGMPTCFIGVAGTPKLKYYETDFGWGKPKKFETISIDYDTSISMNACKELEDDLEIGVCLKNTEMESFVRLFEEGLESYVYSRA
- the LOC139855910 gene encoding syntaxin-125-like — encoded protein: MNDLFSQSFKQAQENDLEAGGGGGNDSDLDGFFQDVENVKEDMTEVDKLYKRLREANDQSKTVHDAKNMKQLRSKMDKDIEQVLKRVRVIKGKIEALDKANISHRKLPGCGPGSSADRTRSSVVSGLGKKLKSMMDDFQSLRTRMNEEYKETVARRYFTITGEKANDEVIENLISNGEGEDFMQKAIQDQGRGQIMDTISEIQERHDSVKEIEKNLIELHQIFLDMAALVEAQGQQLNDIESHVNHASSFVHRGTEQLVEARELQKNSRKCACIAFLLVILLIIVVLYPIWFPMLINSF